In the Moraxella osloensis genome, one interval contains:
- a CDS encoding sigma-54-dependent transcriptional regulator, with the protein MIVLNTVQFNLGFTIDLCRLMQMTLKKMGIETKVAYDYATGISHLQAYSFDFCLTDLKLPDGTGLDIVKFISKNYAKTPVAVITAHGSMDLAIEALKIGAFDFVNKPLELSRLRQLVENALKVAENNNELNCKEVYDPFSNRLIGQSNAIAQLKTTIQKLARSQAPVFLWGESGTGKEVVAKLIHDLSPRCSANFVPVNCGAIPSELMESEFFGHKKGSFTGATADKEGLFQQANGGTLFLDEVADLPISMQVKLLRAIQEKKIRPIGSTQEIAVDVRLLSATHKNLAKLVETGEFRQDLYYRINVIEVKLPSLNERRDDILLLANHFIALIAEDWGLSQPPTLSNEAAVQLANHHFAGNVRELRNILERAITLADDNVIKAHHLNLPLSAANVPPDTHNIHEIQKTHEITENPNQSVLSTPSQPSAPKVVPLAEAKSAVSSPINTSYSSNLFASGYKVKPNIQLTPTPTQSNHESLTHEALTLNAPIGGINAPNLAPPPAEEGQLPAEGLEEYLMNQERKVIIAALNHSDWNRTQAAKLLNTTFRSLRYRMKKLGIDSGSDSNSDSDED; encoded by the coding sequence ATGATTGTGTTAAATACTGTTCAGTTTAATTTAGGTTTTACTATAGATTTGTGTCGCTTGATGCAGATGACACTCAAAAAAATGGGCATTGAAACTAAAGTCGCCTATGACTATGCCACCGGCATCAGCCATCTTCAAGCGTATAGTTTTGACTTTTGCTTAACCGATCTCAAACTTCCTGATGGCACAGGACTTGATATCGTTAAATTTATCAGTAAAAATTATGCCAAAACCCCCGTGGCAGTAATTACTGCTCACGGTAGTATGGATTTGGCGATTGAAGCGTTAAAAATAGGTGCCTTTGATTTTGTCAATAAACCGCTTGAGCTGTCGCGGCTGCGCCAGTTGGTCGAAAACGCCTTAAAGGTGGCAGAAAATAACAATGAACTCAATTGTAAAGAAGTCTATGATCCTTTTAGCAATCGCCTAATCGGACAATCTAACGCCATTGCCCAGCTCAAAACCACCATCCAAAAATTGGCGCGTAGCCAAGCGCCCGTATTTTTGTGGGGAGAGTCTGGCACCGGTAAAGAAGTCGTTGCCAAACTTATTCATGATTTAAGCCCGCGCTGCTCTGCCAATTTTGTGCCTGTTAACTGCGGCGCCATCCCATCAGAGTTGATGGAAAGCGAGTTCTTTGGGCACAAAAAAGGCAGCTTTACGGGGGCTACCGCAGATAAAGAAGGGTTATTCCAACAAGCAAATGGCGGCACGCTATTTTTGGATGAAGTAGCGGATTTGCCGATTTCCATGCAAGTCAAATTATTACGCGCGATACAAGAAAAGAAAATCCGCCCCATTGGGAGCACCCAAGAAATTGCCGTGGATGTGCGTCTTTTATCCGCTACCCATAAAAATTTGGCTAAGCTTGTCGAAACGGGTGAATTTAGGCAAGATTTATATTATCGCATCAACGTGATTGAAGTAAAATTACCAAGTCTCAATGAACGGCGCGATGATATCTTACTGTTAGCCAATCATTTTATCGCTTTGATTGCAGAAGATTGGGGACTATCGCAGCCACCGACACTATCGAATGAAGCCGCGGTTCAATTGGCGAACCATCACTTTGCCGGCAACGTGCGTGAATTAAGAAATATCTTAGAGCGCGCGATTACTCTAGCTGATGATAATGTGATTAAAGCCCATCATTTGAATTTGCCATTATCAGCCGCCAACGTACCGCCTGACACTCATAACATCCATGAAATCCAAAAAACTCATGAAATCACAGAAAACCCTAATCAATCCGTCTTATCAACACCGAGTCAACCGAGCGCGCCAAAAGTTGTGCCATTAGCTGAAGCTAAATCCGCCGTAAGCAGCCCCATCAATACTTCCTATAGCAGCAACTTGTTTGCAAGTGGTTATAAAGTCAAACCCAATATTCAACTTACGCCTACACCGACCCAATCCAACCATGAATCGTTAACCCATGAAGCTTTAACCTTAAATGCGCCAATAGGAGGTATCAATGCCCCTAATTTAGCTCCCCCCCCTGCTGAGGAAGGTCAGCTGCCTGCCGAAGGGCTTGAAGAATATTTGATGAATCAAGAACGAAAAGTCATTATCGCAGCGCTCAACCACAGCGATTGGAATCGCACCCAAGCGGCGAAACTGTTAAATACAACGTTTCGCTCACTCCGCTACCGTATGAAAAAATTGGGCATTGACAGTGGCAGTGATAGTAATAGTGATAGCGATGAGGATTAA
- a CDS encoding IS630 family transposase, translating to MAFWFGLTNILFMDETGFYQRQSYHRSWSPVGTPCYAKMDANKGKRLNLIGAMSMAEFKLIAPVTFEGGCKRDTVENWLHTLGQSLPKDELDSYPQRFLIMDNARFHRGGDLKQIAEKYNLTLLYLPPYSPELNPVENKWAVVKQKVKLSINDFDSLHDCVKYCSV from the coding sequence ATGGCTTTTTGGTTTGGTCTGACCAACATCCTATTTATGGATGAAACAGGCTTTTACCAAAGACAAAGCTATCATCGTAGCTGGTCACCGGTTGGCACACCTTGCTATGCTAAAATGGATGCCAATAAAGGCAAACGCTTAAATCTTATTGGTGCAATGAGTATGGCTGAATTTAAACTGATTGCACCTGTGACCTTTGAAGGTGGGTGTAAGCGTGATACGGTAGAAAATTGGCTTCACACGCTTGGTCAATCTTTGCCTAAAGATGAACTCGACAGCTACCCACAGCGTTTTTTAATCATGGATAATGCGCGCTTTCATCGGGGTGGTGATTTAAAACAGATTGCCGAAAAATACAACTTAACGTTACTGTACTTACCACCTTATTCTCCTGAGTTAAATCCTGTGGAGAATAAGTGGGCAGTGGTTAAGCAAAAGGTAAAACTCTCGATTAATGACTTCGATTCGCTTCATGATTGTGTTAAATACTGTTCAGTTTAA
- a CDS encoding helix-turn-helix domain-containing protein → MPNLYDQDLRKRTIAYWQETNNKSKTARIFGICRNTLNSWIALYQDQGNTEPKKAQPTGVKHIITDLDSFERYVKAKQFDTAKQLREQYLKDHPDVSISYNAFVDTLHRINWTFKKRPSPTKNQTP, encoded by the coding sequence ATGCCAAACCTATACGACCAAGACTTACGCAAACGCACCATAGCCTACTGGCAAGAAACAAATAACAAAAGCAAAACAGCTAGAATATTCGGCATCTGTCGCAACACGCTTAACAGTTGGATAGCCTTGTACCAGGACCAAGGCAATACCGAACCTAAGAAAGCACAACCAACGGGTGTAAAACACATCATAACTGACCTTGATAGTTTTGAACGATATGTCAAAGCTAAACAATTTGACACCGCTAAACAGCTACGGGAACAATATTTAAAAGACCATCCCGATGTCAGTATATCCTACAATGCGTTTGTCGATACCCTACATCGTATCAACTGGACATTTAAAAAAAGACCTTCACCTACAAAGAATCAGACCCCGTAA